A genomic stretch from Mycobacterium paraterrae includes:
- the katG gene encoding catalase/peroxidase HPI encodes MSSDTSQSRPPHPETSTGSGSESENPALKSPEPKSHAPLTNQDWWPDQVDVSRLHPHVAQSNPLGEDFDYAKEFAKLDVNALKADLISVLTDSQDWWPADYGNYGGLFIRMSWHAAGTYRIYDGRGGGGQGMQRFAPLNSWPDNGNLDKARRLLWPVKKKYGSKISWADLLLFAGNVALEAMGFKTFGFGFGREDVWEPEEILFGEEDEWLGTNKRYSGKRDLAQPYGATTMGLIYVNPEGPEGKPDPVAAAVDIRETFGRMAMNDEETAALIVGGHTFGKTHGAGDPELVGPEPEGAPIEQQGLGWKSSFGSGKAEDAITSGLEVVWTPTPTKWDNSFLETLYGYEWELTKSPAGAWQFTAKDGAGAGTIPDPFGGPGRAPTMLVTDLSMREDPIYGEITRRWLDHPDELADAFAKAWYKLLHRDLGPVSRYLGPWVAEPQLWQDPVPAVDHPLVDEKDIADLKKKVLDSGLSVQQLVKTAWAAAASYRNTDKRGGANGARLRLEPQRNWEVNEPSELSKVLPVLEKIQQDFNGSASGGKKVSLADVIVLAGSAAVEKAAKDAGYEIEVHFAPGRTDASQESTDVESFAVLEPRADGFRNYARPGEKSPLEHLLVERAYLLGVTAPELTVLVGGLRALGANHGGSKHGVFTDRPGVLTTDFFVNLLDMGTEWKPSETAENVYQGYDRSSGEAKWTATAADLVFGSNSVLRALVEVYAQDDAHAKFVEDFVAAWVKVMNSDRFELS; translated from the coding sequence GTGTCATCCGATACATCGCAGAGCCGGCCGCCCCACCCGGAGACCAGTACCGGCAGCGGTAGCGAGAGTGAGAATCCGGCACTCAAATCACCGGAACCGAAATCGCATGCGCCACTGACGAATCAGGACTGGTGGCCCGATCAGGTCGACGTGTCCCGTCTGCACCCGCATGTGGCTCAATCCAACCCGTTGGGCGAAGACTTCGACTACGCCAAGGAATTCGCCAAACTCGATGTCAACGCCTTGAAGGCCGACCTGATATCGGTGCTCACCGATTCCCAGGATTGGTGGCCGGCCGACTACGGCAACTACGGCGGACTGTTCATCCGGATGAGCTGGCACGCTGCCGGCACCTACCGGATCTACGACGGCCGCGGCGGCGGTGGCCAGGGCATGCAACGTTTCGCCCCACTCAACAGCTGGCCCGACAACGGAAACCTGGACAAGGCGCGGCGACTGCTGTGGCCGGTCAAGAAGAAGTACGGCAGCAAGATCTCGTGGGCAGACCTGCTGCTGTTCGCCGGCAACGTCGCCCTAGAAGCCATGGGATTCAAGACATTCGGCTTCGGCTTCGGGCGTGAAGACGTCTGGGAGCCCGAGGAGATCCTCTTCGGCGAGGAAGACGAGTGGTTGGGCACCAACAAGCGTTACTCCGGTAAGCGCGACCTCGCGCAGCCGTACGGGGCGACGACGATGGGCTTGATCTACGTCAATCCCGAAGGGCCCGAAGGCAAACCGGATCCCGTCGCGGCGGCGGTCGACATTCGCGAGACTTTCGGCCGGATGGCGATGAACGACGAAGAGACCGCAGCGCTGATCGTCGGTGGCCACACCTTCGGCAAGACCCACGGCGCCGGCGATCCCGAACTGGTCGGTCCCGAGCCCGAAGGCGCTCCGATCGAACAGCAGGGATTGGGCTGGAAGAGCTCGTTCGGCAGCGGCAAGGCCGAAGATGCCATCACCAGCGGGTTGGAGGTGGTGTGGACTCCCACGCCGACCAAGTGGGACAACTCGTTCCTCGAGACGCTGTACGGCTACGAGTGGGAACTGACCAAGAGCCCGGCCGGCGCATGGCAGTTCACGGCCAAAGATGGCGCGGGCGCCGGGACCATCCCCGACCCATTCGGCGGCCCGGGGCGCGCGCCGACCATGTTGGTCACTGACCTCTCCATGCGCGAGGACCCGATCTACGGCGAGATCACCAGGCGGTGGCTCGACCATCCCGACGAGTTGGCCGATGCCTTCGCCAAAGCCTGGTACAAGCTCCTGCACCGCGACCTGGGGCCGGTCTCCCGCTACCTGGGGCCGTGGGTCGCCGAGCCACAGCTGTGGCAGGACCCGGTGCCGGCCGTCGACCACCCGCTGGTGGACGAGAAAGACATCGCGGACCTCAAGAAGAAGGTCCTCGACTCCGGTCTGTCGGTGCAGCAGCTGGTGAAGACCGCGTGGGCGGCGGCGGCAAGCTACCGCAACACCGACAAACGCGGTGGTGCCAACGGTGCGCGGCTTCGGCTTGAGCCGCAACGCAATTGGGAGGTCAACGAGCCTTCCGAGCTCAGCAAGGTGTTGCCGGTCCTGGAGAAGATCCAGCAGGACTTCAATGGCTCAGCCTCTGGCGGTAAGAAGGTCTCGCTGGCCGACGTGATCGTGCTGGCCGGCTCCGCCGCGGTCGAGAAGGCCGCCAAGGACGCCGGATATGAGATCGAGGTGCACTTCGCACCGGGACGCACCGATGCATCGCAGGAGAGCACCGACGTGGAGTCGTTCGCGGTGCTCGAGCCGCGGGCCGACGGGTTCCGCAACTACGCGCGACCCGGTGAGAAGTCGCCGCTGGAACACCTCCTCGTCGAGCGTGCCTACCTGCTGGGTGTCACCGCTCCTGAACTGACCGTGCTGGTTGGCGGTCTGAGGGCGCTGGGCGCCAACCACGGCGGCAGCAAGCACGGCGTGTTCACCGACAGGCCGGGCGTGCTGACCACCGACTTCTTCGTCAACCTGCTCGATATGGGCACGGAGTGGAAGCCGTCGGAGACCGCGGAGAACGTCTATCAGGGCTACGACCGATCGTCTGGTGAGGCCAAGTGGACGGCGACCGCCGCCGACCTGGTGTTCGGGTCGAACTCGGTGCTGCGCGCGCTGGTCGAGGTCTACGCACAGGATGACGCCCACGCGAAGTTCGTCGAGGACTTCGTCGCGGCCTGGGTGAAGGTGATGAACAGCGATCGGTTCGAGCTGAGCTAA
- a CDS encoding Fur family transcriptional regulator, whose protein sequence is MAELRVTRPRVAVLEAVHQHPHADTETILSAVRRHLPDVSRQAVYDVLNALTAVGLVRRIQPLGMVARYESRVGDNHHHVVCRSCGVIADIDCAVGDAPCLTPSNDDVLDGFVLDEAEVIYWGLCPNCSTATSGSQK, encoded by the coding sequence ATGGCCGAACTGCGCGTGACCCGGCCGCGGGTCGCTGTGCTCGAGGCGGTTCACCAGCATCCCCATGCTGACACCGAGACGATTCTGTCCGCCGTCCGCCGCCACCTTCCCGATGTCTCGCGACAAGCGGTCTACGACGTCCTCAATGCGCTGACCGCGGTCGGCCTCGTCCGCCGGATCCAGCCGTTGGGCATGGTCGCCCGTTACGAGTCGCGGGTCGGCGACAACCATCACCACGTCGTGTGCCGGTCCTGCGGCGTGATCGCCGACATCGACTGTGCGGTCGGTGATGCGCCGTGTCTGACCCCATCCAACGACGATGTGCTCGATGGCTTCGTGCTCGACGAGGCCGAGGTCATCTATTGGGGTCTGTGCCCCAACTGCTCCACTGCAACGTCCGGATCACAAAAGTGA
- a CDS encoding epoxyqueuosine reductase gives MTPQVPRRLAEHPTVQKVLADRTDRQARTDVIDAEWLRSICLAAGADDVAFASVDNPELASEIPHVQQALPGTRSYISLVVKMNRENVRSPARSVANQEFHRSGEILNEAAREITRALEDRRYRALNPSATFPMEMDRFPGRIWVVAHKPVAVASGLGVMGIHRNVIHPRFGNFILLGTILVDADISSYGQPLDYSPCLECKLCVAACPVGAIGKDGEFDFFACSTHNYREFMGGFTDWVQTIADSSDASDFRSRVSDSENASMWQSLSFKPNYKAAYCLAVCPAGEEVIEPYLDDRKEFMNRVLKPLQDKRETLYVLPNSKAKAYAEKRFPNKPVKVVDGGVPGRS, from the coding sequence GTGACACCACAGGTTCCGCGGCGTCTCGCCGAGCACCCGACTGTCCAGAAAGTGCTTGCCGATCGGACCGATCGGCAAGCACGCACCGACGTGATCGACGCCGAGTGGCTCAGGTCGATCTGTCTGGCTGCCGGGGCCGATGACGTCGCATTCGCCTCGGTGGACAATCCCGAATTGGCCTCCGAGATACCGCACGTGCAGCAAGCGCTGCCCGGTACGCGCAGCTACATTTCGCTGGTAGTCAAGATGAACCGGGAGAACGTGCGGTCACCGGCGCGCAGCGTGGCCAATCAGGAGTTTCATCGCAGCGGCGAGATCCTCAACGAGGCCGCCCGCGAGATCACCCGCGCATTGGAGGATCGCCGATACCGAGCACTCAACCCATCCGCGACGTTTCCCATGGAAATGGACCGCTTCCCGGGACGGATCTGGGTGGTCGCGCACAAACCGGTCGCGGTCGCCTCGGGCCTTGGCGTCATGGGTATACACCGCAACGTTATTCACCCGCGGTTCGGCAACTTCATCTTGCTCGGCACGATCCTCGTCGACGCCGACATCAGCTCCTACGGGCAGCCACTGGACTACTCCCCCTGCCTGGAATGCAAGTTGTGCGTTGCGGCCTGTCCGGTCGGCGCGATCGGCAAGGACGGGGAATTCGATTTCTTCGCGTGCTCGACCCACAACTACCGGGAGTTCATGGGCGGCTTCACCGATTGGGTCCAAACAATCGCGGACAGCTCCGACGCGAGCGACTTCCGTTCACGGGTAAGCGATTCCGAGAACGCCTCGATGTGGCAGAGCTTGTCCTTCAAGCCGAACTATAAGGCGGCGTATTGCCTCGCTGTGTGCCCGGCCGGCGAGGAGGTCATCGAGCCCTATCTCGACGACCGGAAAGAATTCATGAACAGAGTCCTGAAACCCTTGCAGGACAAACGCGAAACGCTTTATGTCCTACCAAACTCGAAAGCAAAGGCGTACGCCGAGAAGCGCTTTCCGAACAAGCCTGTGAAGGTCGTCGACGGCGGCGTCCCGGGACGCAGCTAA
- a CDS encoding osmoprotectant NAGGN system M42 family peptidase, whose protein sequence is MGKKAVMPESDRAWMIDTLLALLQTPSPSGRTDVVMQVIGDIFNDFGVPFSLTRRGALIAELPGKSQTTDRAVVVHADTIGCMVRGLKDNGRLELIPVGTFSARFATGARVRIFSDDPDEFITGTVLPLKASGHAFGDEIDTQPTGWEHVEVRIDRKVSSREDLVRLGIAVGDFVALITSPELAADGFIVSRHLDGKAGVAVALTLARSFAEKKVVLPHRTTIMVTITEEVGHGASDGLPADVAELVSVDNAVCAPGQHSIEDGVTIPMADLHGPFDYHLTRKLCRLAEEQKIPYARDVFRYYRSDAAAAIEAGAGTRAALVGFGLDGSHGWERTHIESLEATYNLLHAWLQTPLTFAKWDAHPSGKLRDFPSSQQPAPSEQWVPLARGEHGDPGDVSPGSHWPPSDVP, encoded by the coding sequence GTGGGCAAGAAGGCGGTCATGCCCGAATCCGACCGCGCGTGGATGATTGACACGCTGCTGGCTCTTCTGCAAACGCCGAGCCCCTCGGGGCGCACCGACGTCGTGATGCAGGTCATAGGCGACATATTCAACGACTTCGGCGTGCCGTTTTCGCTGACTCGCCGCGGCGCGTTGATCGCCGAACTTCCAGGTAAATCGCAGACCACCGACCGCGCTGTGGTCGTGCACGCCGACACGATCGGTTGCATGGTCCGCGGTCTCAAGGACAACGGTCGGCTCGAGTTGATTCCGGTCGGAACCTTCTCGGCACGATTCGCCACGGGCGCCCGCGTGCGCATCTTCAGCGACGATCCGGACGAATTCATCACCGGCACGGTGCTTCCGCTCAAGGCCAGCGGCCATGCCTTCGGCGACGAGATCGACACCCAACCCACTGGCTGGGAGCACGTGGAGGTTCGCATCGACCGGAAGGTTTCGTCACGCGAGGACTTGGTTCGACTCGGGATCGCGGTCGGTGACTTCGTCGCGTTGATCACCAGCCCGGAACTTGCCGCCGATGGCTTCATCGTTTCGCGTCACCTCGACGGCAAAGCGGGAGTCGCGGTTGCGCTGACACTGGCCCGCAGCTTCGCCGAAAAGAAGGTCGTGCTGCCGCATCGGACCACGATCATGGTGACGATCACCGAGGAAGTCGGGCACGGCGCCAGCGACGGGCTGCCGGCCGACGTCGCCGAACTGGTCTCGGTCGACAACGCCGTATGCGCTCCGGGTCAACACTCCATCGAGGATGGCGTGACGATCCCGATGGCCGACCTGCACGGCCCATTCGACTATCACCTCACCCGAAAGCTGTGCCGCCTGGCCGAGGAGCAGAAGATTCCGTACGCGCGAGACGTGTTCCGGTACTACCGATCGGACGCGGCCGCGGCCATCGAGGCGGGCGCGGGTACCCGCGCGGCGCTGGTCGGCTTCGGCCTGGACGGTAGCCACGGTTGGGAACGCACCCACATCGAGTCGCTCGAGGCGACCTACAACCTGCTGCATGCCTGGCTGCAGACACCGCTGACCTTCGCGAAGTGGGACGCTCACCCCTCTGGCAAGTTGCGCGACTTTCCGTCGTCGCAACAGCCGGCGCCCAGCGAGCAATGGGTGCCGTTGGCCCGCGGTGAACATGGCGACCCGGGCGACGTATCCCCGGGCTCGCACTGGCCGCCATCCGACGTGCCCTGA
- a CDS encoding ferritin-like domain-containing protein, producing the protein MVRLQVFAVAHCQVSGAVRRVIPAGMDKSSFIDSLNEDLGTEYQSIVQYIQHAATIKGPEYHSIAAEIDTHLSQELEHAKILAQQIDFLGGKPTVKVPDVPDVSDGVAALRADVDLERRQLDRYRKRVAEANDLGLPDVAEALRPLLQQTQDHVRELEDALQG; encoded by the coding sequence GTGGTTCGCCTTCAAGTCTTTGCTGTGGCCCACTGCCAGGTTTCAGGTGCAGTGCGCCGGGTGATACCTGCCGGCATGGATAAAAGCAGCTTTATCGACTCGCTCAACGAGGACCTCGGCACCGAGTATCAATCCATCGTCCAGTACATCCAGCATGCTGCGACGATCAAGGGGCCTGAGTACCACTCGATCGCCGCAGAGATCGACACGCATCTGTCGCAGGAACTGGAGCACGCAAAGATCCTCGCGCAGCAAATCGACTTCCTCGGTGGCAAGCCGACCGTCAAAGTGCCGGACGTGCCTGACGTGTCCGACGGTGTCGCGGCACTCAGGGCAGACGTCGACCTGGAGCGCCGGCAGCTGGACCGCTACCGCAAGCGCGTCGCCGAAGCCAACGACCTGGGCCTCCCGGATGTGGCCGAGGCACTTCGGCCGTTGCTACAACAAACCCAGGATCATGTCCGGGAGCTCGAAGATGCCCTGCAGGGCTGA
- a CDS encoding SRPBCC family protein, with translation MAVTESRRVVIEATPEEIMDVLFDLESLTEWSSAHQMVEVLERDEDGRPTKSRQVVKIVGITDEQVLDYAVHDDGVSWTLVSSKQQRAQEGRYRLTPDGGSTAVSFELTVDPTVPLPGFLIKKGAKGLMETATDGLRKRVLAVKKERRG, from the coding sequence ATGGCTGTCACCGAATCGCGTCGGGTCGTCATCGAGGCGACGCCCGAGGAAATCATGGACGTGCTGTTCGATCTCGAATCGCTGACGGAATGGTCATCGGCGCACCAGATGGTCGAAGTGCTCGAGCGCGACGAAGACGGCCGCCCGACGAAGTCGCGTCAGGTCGTCAAGATCGTCGGCATCACCGACGAGCAGGTGTTGGACTATGCCGTCCACGACGACGGGGTGAGTTGGACCTTGGTCAGCTCGAAGCAGCAGCGGGCTCAAGAAGGTCGCTACCGTCTGACGCCCGACGGAGGGTCGACCGCGGTCAGCTTCGAGTTGACGGTCGACCCGACGGTGCCCCTGCCGGGGTTCCTCATCAAAAAGGGAGCCAAGGGACTGATGGAGACAGCCACTGACGGTTTGCGCAAACGTGTTCTCGCAGTGAAAAAAGAGCGCCGCGGCTGA